In Cryptomeria japonica chromosome 5, Sugi_1.0, whole genome shotgun sequence, the genomic window CAGATGCCCTATCACGATGACCCCACTCAAACTCCATGACAAGAATCATAGCAAACTGGAAGCATGGTATTATCATCAAATACATCAAGGATCCACAAGCTAATAGTATCCTAGAGGGAAGCATACCTAATgaggaacacaaggtagtagaagaGCTTATCATGTACAAGAATAGGATATTCCTTGTGTCCAACTCAAAAATGAAAGACAAGATCCTCAAAGAATGTCATGACAATTCCTTAGCTAGTCATCGGGGGTACTACAAAACCTACAAACAAATAAGGGAAAATACTCTTGGAAAGGACTCGAGAAGGATGTCCTTAGACACATACAAGAATGCATaacttatcaaagaaacaaaaccGAGCAAAACTACCCTGTAGGACTCCTATTGTAACTTTTACCCATCCCAaataaaaaatgggaaagtatttatATAAACTTCATAAGCGAGATGCCCAAAGTTCAAGGAAAGGATTGTATATATGTAATAGTGGATCACCTCACCAAGTACGCCCATTCCATGCCAACATCTATCAACTATTGAGCTCCACAAGTAGTCGACCTCTTCTTCTAGGaaatcttcaaactcaatggcCTCCCAAtgaacattgttagtgatagagatagtTGGTTCCTTAGCTTATTCTAGCAAGAACTCTTCCATCTAGTTGGGATCAAACTCACGCCTAGTACAAATTATCATCCACAATAGACGGATAGACAGAGATAGTAAACAAGTGGGTAGAAGGATACCTGAAATACTATGTCGCAGGACAACATAATCCATGGATAAAATGATTGCACCTTGGTGTGTATTGTTATAATACCACCCACCACATGTCAATTGGGATGAGCTCATTCAAGGTCTTATACGAATACGAGGTGACGTCTTTTGGAATTTTGGTTCTCCAAGAAAGTCTAAGACTATGTTTGTTTgtgtgtgtctgtgtctgtgtctgtgtttGTGTCTATGTCTGTGTCTGTGTCTATGTCTATGTCTTTGTGTGTTTGTGTTTATGTCTGTGTGTTATGTATATGTATGTTAATGAATCTATTTGTAAACCCCAATCATGTAGGGAAGGAAGGAGGTGTAAGGAACAGGGGCAAGTATGAGATTGCCATCTAAGTAGGCCACTCCGAGTGGGTGTCCATGTTGTTTGCCACTGGGACAAGAGGGTAAAGATCTACTCTCGGGCTTAGACAAGATGTCTAATAGGTCCCCTATTATGATCTCCTCAAAGAAAACTCTACAATGATTGATTATTGACCTTAAGAGATGAGGCATGGATAGGGAAACAAGGCACAAGCATCCCATTATGTAGACCACCCCGAGTGGATGTCCATGTTGCCTGCCACTAAAGCCAAGAGAGCAAGTGTATGCGCTTGGGCTTAGTGCAAGGATGGCTTCGAGCAGACCTATCATGCTTCTTCCCCCAAACCCTAATATCTTTGAATAGTAGAGAATGATAGATatcgtctatatatatatatatatatctgtgtgtgtgtgtgtgtacatacatatacgtaaatatatatgacacacacacacacgtgtatatacatatatacatacacacacaaatatatgtgtgtgtgtgtctatatatatatatatgtgtgtgtgtgtgtgtgtgtgtgtgtgtgtgtgtgtgtgtgtgtgtgtgtgtatgtatatacacatatatctatgtatatatatacatatatgtatgtatatatgtgtgtgtttatgtatgtatgtgtatgtatgtatgagtgtgtgtgtgtatgtatgtatgtatgtatgtatgtgtttgtgtatgtttgtatgtatgtatgtatgtatgtatgtatgtacgtgtgtacgtgtgtgtgtgtgtgtatgtgtatgtatgtgtgtgtgtgtgtgtgtatgtgtatgtatgtatgtgtgtgtataggTATGCACGTGTGTATGTGTGTGCGTATAGTTTAAAAGTGATATTTTACTTGGTAAAGATATAACTCTAACCCTGACTCATCTCTTGCTTTATTACAATTGTGATTCTAGAGCACAATCTAGGGTAAAttcagaaggggacattacattatttAACATGTTTCCTATTTCTTTGTCATGATTCTTTCTCTCACTTATAATTCTAAACTTTTCCTCATTTTGTTTATCATGATTCTTTTCTCTTACTTCTACTCACCACATTACCTAGGTACTCCACACTAAGATCCAAATGTTTTAACTTTTTATTAGGGTTAACAATCCTTCAAACTCTTTGCCAATAACTACTATTAAAGATTGATAGATCATCTTCAAAATATGGTTAACAAGTCAAAAGTTTCAATTGTTGAGCACCCCTACTTCAATGCCTTGGTTGAGCACTACAACTCCCAAGCCTTCTTCCTAACGACTTCTTAAGCTCATCATAATATTTTATCTAATCTATCAATCTAGTTATGTTTCCATCTGCTTCATCAATATGGGTGATTAGTTGCTCTAATATTACATTGTTGTTGTACAATACAATGACTACTTGTGCCTTTGTTGGTAGAATCTCAatgttttccaaatttttagaATTCTCATATTCAATTGCAAACCCCTTAGTGTTCTCATTTATGCTAACATATTTGGATCCCCTCCTAGTGTATTCTAAATATTCTTCCTCATTCACAAAATCCTCGTTATCCTTAGCATTCTCAACAATTCCCCTCATAGACATTCTAAATCTTCTTCCTCATTCACAAAATCCTTATCTTCTCTAGCAATAGCCCCCCTTGGTGTGCTTTATTTTGACTTCCTTAGCCTTCTACATTCTTTTATGATATTTATTTTGcctttctttcatcttcttctactCCATGTTCAATTCCATAGTCATTTTAATCTCTTCCACAATCATCCTTAGCTTCATGTTATCTACTTTTTCCATAGATGTTTTTTATTTAGTATTTCattaatcattttcttcatccctAATGGCTCATTCTTGTTTTACCTCTATTACTCACACCTTTTAGAAATCACTTTAAGATCCCTTCTTTTCCAATTGTCATCTCCTAGCTTCCTAACCCCCACTCATAAGGCTAGAACCTAATGTATTCTACCACAAACCATAAAATTAGGTTCCCGACTAATTGTAATATTTTCTCATTAACCCTTGGACCACCACAAATGATTAATTCTTGATTGGATCTTTACCACTTTACTAGGGTCCTACAATGGGTGACCAAATGTTAGCAAGAACAAGGTACAGATTGAGGATCTAAGCCTAAGTTTCTTTAGAGTTGTATTTATATTCCAATATAAGTGATAGGAGGACATTCAAGTCTTATGCATTGGATTATTGAAGGTTGTGACAAAatggaaaatataaaataaaatgtatTAACATTTACACATAAACATGACATTTTTTGGATTAACATTGAAGACAAGAAAAATAGTTCTAAAAGCTAAGCGTTTCATGAGAATCACTATCCAATAAGGAACACCAAAATTATACGAGACCTTTGTTCTTTTTATGATCCGTAGAATTATGTTTCTCCAAAGGCACCAACCATAATGTGGCACATTCATTTACATCCAAACTAGATTTTGATAGTATGGTCCATTTTTATAAGGCAAAGCTCTATTTCTTACATGAAGTCCACATTTGGTTTCTTCGATAAAGCAACTTATGTATGGCATTTTGACGAGGTTTGCCACTCATGCACCTTAAATTACTCGATGTAAAAATAATTCTAAGCTAGAGAATTGAGAATAAATCCTCTTATCTGGTCCTAATTCCATAACCATAACTCTTGCTCTAGAAATATTTTGTCGTTGATTTGCATAACTCTTGCTCTAAAATAATTTTGTTCGTTGATTTTCTTCCTAATTTTAAGGTGTCTTATCACTCGGACTTTTAATTGTTGTTTGCTTAGTAACAATTCTCAAATTGGACCTTGTTTAATAAATCTCATCATATTCCCATTGTTACATATTCTTCGTGTAATAGAGCTTGAGGCTGTGCTCTGATTTCCCATAGCTCTGTATCACCTCCACGGTCATATTCTCTTATATATTGGGGTATAGTTGCCATATCAAATCGCTTCCCTATGAAATGTGGATTTGAAATGCCTGGTTCTCTTTGACCAGGTTGGGCCCTTGCACACCCTTGAAAGTTGGAACATTGTCATAGTTCAGAACAAcattttaacttttaaagaatgcaagTATTTTATGCGACAAACATGAACTAGCATGAATTGCAAAAACTTCTGCAGAATTGCTGTGTATAGCTTTTTGGCATtgacgtttcagatcacactccataaTTTTTATCCACTTCATGATGATCATGGGGTGAAATCTAAAATTTCCTTGCAAAAAATCTCTACACAGTCTTTCTGCAGAAATTTTTACAGTTCATTACATGGATTCTGGAAATATCATGTGTTTGATAAATTAGAATATCTAAGTACCTGTAATTTTGGATTCAGGTACTTCCTCTGCAATAAATGTGCGGAAATATTGGTGGCCATGAGCAACAATGTCAAGATCTTCCATAGTAAAATTGTACCGCTTTTCTAGCGATAAAAATAAAACCTGCACAAAAATATTGCTTGACTGATTTATATTTCCAATTTTACAAACCAAGAGAAATGAATGGTTGAGTAACTACAAAGATCAAATCCAAAGAGAGGAACAAACCAATACCTTTTTTGACCCTAGAGGCATTAGTTCCTGTAAGACTTTGAAGAAGGCCTCTGTCAACTCATCACTGTAAACAACATCAGCAGCCAGTAGTACAGATACTTTTTCTGCTTCTTTAATGTCAGAAGAAGTCCAAGAATATTTGTATTTATAACTGTCAAAAAAAATGAAGAAGTAATGGATAACATATTTGCTTAGCAAATATTAATTGTCGATTCATAAAAGAGCGAGGTGATTTATTTAAAACTTCTGGTCATATAACTTTACCAAAACACTCGATCATCTATAGCTGTAATTAGCAACTTCCAAGGAACAACACTAGCAGAAGCAATTATTAAACCTTTTATATCATCATCCTCCAAAAGAAAATTATGATGGTATGGCTCAATCATTACCACCTGAACAAAAGGTAAGCCTCCAATGTAGAAGAAACTAACTCAGATGCATCCAGGCACATTTTCTTAAGAATATTCTCAATGTAAATACATATTGTCAACAAAGGTTTAATACACTTAATCTTACATTGTCAGACTTTCTTCAGTCTGAACCTCCTTAGGGGGCCATGAATCTTGCCAATCCAATTGACGTACTCGAACCGACTTTTCATTGTGTTTGAATGTGTGCATATTCAGCTCAACATTGTGCAAACAGTTATCAAGAATAGCATTCCCTTTGTCTGCAGTTAAGTGACAGCGACTGTAAACAATGACTAGAGTAAATTTCTTATGAATGTATTTGTGTTCCAAATATACAAACCCAGTAaataaaaattgaatgatgcaaactTTCACGTGTCCTCAACTGCTTGGCACACTAAATCAAAATGAATGTCCTCATATGGTCAAGCTCAACATGAAGTAAGTCATAGAGTCAAAAGAATCTTTATGTTTAAAATAGCCTATAATCACTTCCTTGAATAAATCACTCCCATATACTCATATAAGCCAGCTTAGAGCCTGTTAGAATAATAACTTAATTCTCTTCCAGgagttgattttgattgttttacaTGATTATCGGAAAACAGAACAGAGATTGGTatgcaaatttaatttttaaatgggATATGGCACTCAGGGAAACATACCATACAGTAACTAGTATAAACTATATACCATATAATaaataatgtgtatatacataaataaaatagaatatggGGCTCAGAGAAACATACTATATAATTACTAGTAtctgtgtgtgtgagagagatctgtaaacaaaaaaaaatgcatataaaatGAAACAAcataaacatctcatcaacataaaaGCGCAGATGAGAAACGTGAACACATCCAGTTGCCCAGAGTAAACCCAACACCAAGTGAAAAACTCCAGCTCTAGAGAGCAATATCACTCTCCATTCCACTATGCAAAGGTTGAGTACAAATGTTCACAATTCCACAATGGTTTAGATGAGCTACAACCACAACCTAGAAGCTCCAACAATGCCAGCGACTGCACTCACATCATGGACGGACTCACAAAACCATTTACTACAATCTTGAGATGGACTAAAAGTCTAAAACCACCATAAGGATGAGAGCCAACCCCACACAAAGTCATGGGAAACAAAATATGACATTCCTCCAACCTCCTATATACAAAAAAACATAAGTGCAAACAAAAAATTGGAAAAGCAAGTGACAAAAACCCTTTGTATTCCACACTCTACCTGAGATTTGGTGAAAATGTCGATTCCCCTGAGGGGCCAAACACGCATTCGTTGCAGTACCCTATCATTCGTTGCAGTATTCTGGCATTTGCAAAGATATATGTTGCAATTGCTGTGATAGAGAGAGTTTGCCAAAGTAGATGGAAAATTTACCATCTGCACAAACTGGTAAACTCACAAAAAGAAGTTTTCCAGATCATTTTATGGTCTACAACTTTTCCCAAAGACCCCTAAAGATGTCCTAATCTGAAAAGCATCATGTTGAATTAAGGAATAAGAAAACGTGTTTTtctcaaaatttgaatttgcagaAATCTCTGTTGTTTTATGACAACTGAATTCTCTGCCAACTGAAAGCAGCTAAAACAACTGACGAATACATGATCGCTGCAGCGAACGCCAATTTATCATAGTGTATACAAAACAAAACTACAACAGCTGTTTCCAAAATACCATGGTGAATGGATGTCTACCATGGTAATTGAACAGAATACCACAGCAGACATTAAAATACACTGGCAAATGCAGGAAAACCCCAACAAATTCTTACTGTAAAACTGGCAAATTCCTCTGGACATAGACAGCAGATGGGGAATTCGAAAGGACATGAGTTTCGGCATTCCATTTCTGGTTTGGAAGGCTTCCAGTGCATGCAAGGACCATGCCATGACTATGAGAAGGAGATTAGGGATCGGTTCCAATTTCTTGGAAGAGTTGGATAAGTAGAGGACACATTCACAAGGAGTAGACAGAGGACTGAAACAACCATGGGTATTGTATTTTCACCTTTGAGCCAATTTATTAATATAACCAAAGGTAGAAGTGCTATTGGCACCTACAAGGTTGGGTTTTTCCTCCCAGATTGGGGGCTTCCTGGGTGAAAATGGAGTGTTAGTGCCTATGCTTGTGTCTTTGCTTTATTTTCTAGTTTAAGTGGATTTAGTTCATCTCCAAAGGACAAGATAATAGTTCTAATTAGAGCATAGTAATTATTTGAGTGTTCTGTAAACTACAAAGCAGAGTTTTGTACATTACAGATCATGTCCCAGCCATCTTTACAGCCTCTTTCTGCAACACACCCATCAACAAGTGACAAACTCCATCCCCTAGCTCCTTGTCAAAACAAACAGGAAACACCTTGACCCCATTAGTCCAGAAGGTTTTGACCCGATCTTTCATATAATattgtgtataaatatatatatacacacatatgcatacatacacatacatacatacatacaaacatatatatacacacatatacacacatacatacctgttagagtaatcgggtctttacttgattaagttcccctttatctcttttacacttaagctaacattaggtgcataataattaattcttttaatagttataatgtgcaagcctagggttttcccttttggggttTTTTGActtattagaggttgaattctttctttTGTATTATTTTTCTATTactcatttttgtgaatacagagctctcatctttttgagcatttcctgtgtatttggtttttctctgttgcttccttgcttctccttgtaacaggtttattcagcttgcagagatcatttgggctcctgtggtgttgtatttctcaactctcacatggaatgagagcttcagatctgcagctacctgttcttgttttgagtgttTTTGAATTGGAAACAGATCTAgggtttttcagaagtttttttgtgcacctagggataggcctttttttttctgagcacgttgggcctaaatggacctcaccatcgtgctcagaaggcccaaaaacccctatggtcatataaaacttgattaTTTTCGACACCTGAGCCTTTGGAGGTATTTTTTGTTCTGTACCAAGTTGTACGGCCTTGGCATGCAGttcgaaaaaaaaaattaagaaaaaaatttgcctttttatggcatgcaagccgaaaattgtttttttttggaaaaaaaaccaaaaaaacctcTCTCAAAAACCGgcaaaatttttttacaaaaaaaatcaaaaaggttTTAGGTTTTGGTCCCTGCCGGCCCGACAGTCCGGCCTCCGGCCCCCGCTCACCGGCCCCCGCCCCTACTGTCGCTGCTGCGCCATCCGCCCGCCACCACAGCCCCATTGTCGCCCAGCTCCGCCGCTCCACCACCGGAGCACCGCCCACTAGCCACCTCCGCCCGGCCCTGCCACCAGACCGCCTCCGCCCGGCCCTGCCACCAGACCGCCTCCCTCTTGCCTTTTtaggggggggttggttttttcttcataacttgagcatacggagtcgttttttcgaaaacgaataggcatcgaaAAGCTAGTTCCGAGCTGGACCTCATGgtattggaatttttttccaattttgctgtttgactgtacttttttccagtcaaaaaggggtcacttttctgcacttccggggttgtagaatgggcaaacggactccgtttttcgaaaacaaataggtgttgaaaagctctcagcatgctctattcagatatgtgatcttgtttctcaaaTTTTTCATCAGGTAaatgagatttcagtttgaagtttttttgcttatgcactacttccttctcaccagtatgtactagggtttgggtttatctcttgtggggggtgttttttttctcactttctgtcATTTATCTCAGAAATCTAGAACACCAAAATACAAGCAGGTACAGGTGCAGAGTTTCATGGCAGATTCTTcaattgagttgttgacatcacacaactatcacacctggaagcctcacatcacgaggcttctcagggcacgagggttgtggtcttgtttggatgagtttcAGCCTCTGTTGCAGCATCtttatgagcttcttcagcacagaaacaaaatggatgaagccatgggtttgctctcattACATGTTTCTGACAGTCTTTCGTTTCACCTTGATGATTTGTTCACTCCTcgagatatgtggttgaagtttgagactctcttcgggagagtgttgtgaccatttcacacatcgccccatcgcaaatggggaccccctctttttgcttgtttttcgcttgttttcgctttcgtttttagggttttgttagttagttagttgtctggatttagggccaagccttagggttttaaattttgccttttcaagccaaaatccagtcgcttttgagagcttttttgagcttctttcctagaagcaaatttttgaatgcaatgaattcgccaaaatggtctaattttcaattggaatgttcatgcagagcttaaacttgtctaaatgatgaccgtcaatgtgaatttttgtctgattgaatattttgaccaaattttgacttttttgaagtttgatcctgggcattggaattgatttgttttcgcctcgtgaagtgttaaaatgtgaaaaatcttgttattttggcctgtaggagcaagttcgctcctgtccctcagtgaaggacgggagctcattttcagatatctcatcatccttgtggagtccggacaaattttacgtttgaagtgatagagaacgacaagatctttccattgaatataaattgaagattttcatgagcacagaaatgcctccaggggaaagatcgcccctgtccctcagtgaaggactggagctacaattcaaatttcgccatgtccatgcaagattttgatgactcagcaattggaggacgtccgaaggaagatactttgccaaatgaatataatttgagatgcaaaaaaagaaggaaaatgacctatattgactaaatcgctcctgtccctctccaagggaccagggcgaggtaccttgtagctctcgtccctctcccagggaccagagcgatttcctccattttgcaaaatccagacaagggtcaaggcaagtttacgttcaaaaacgaaggagaacatgagatgaatgcattgaatataaattgaagatttttgggacgtccataccaatgctaaatgcctagttcgctcctgtccctcaggaagggaccagagcgatttttgatataattgcccttttttgcaaaattacaaacaatgtcaaggcatggacggatcgagtaaagaaggacgaatccgttgaatataaacttggaacctggcaaagtaagatgaaggccacaaaggaaggatcgctcctgtccctctccaagggaccagggcgatacaatggtgaagatacgtccctctcaagttcaaggtcgtccctccaaggttcgagcccgatccaagccaggacgaaaggtggcgaggacatttcaaggcgcTTTCATCATGCGTAAACACTtaaaggacgttaaaatgaagaaattgacaccctataacatagatcgctcctgtccctcaggaagggaccagggcgatgttagatgcattggtcaTTTCATGCGAAATTTACGTAAGGATAAGACATTacaatgttttagagggtccatggtacgacaacaagatgataaacaagagttttgaacgtaaaatgagcatcattttgagcatggagactagatcgctcctgtccctctccaagggaccagggcgatttgctttggattccttgtttgtttcaagatcaagctaagtcaagacgtcttaagatagcatatggtccaaggcatcgtttgaagacaatttgcaagagtttttaacgtccaaacattgctaatcgaggtaaaagtctcccatcgctcctgtcctttggacaaggaccagggcgatcctatcaaaagcgctcatattcctccaaaatcgaagcaaggcgaggttaagcaagacaaaggacggcgtttggaaaacatcacaatgaaggatcgaaggtcaaaaatgcatattgaacgtgaaaaaatcaagatcgctcctgtcctttggacaaggaccaaggcgatatcatcaaaagcacgcacgttccttcaaggtcaaagcgaagcaaggttaggtaaggtgaaggacgacgtttgaaggacattacCATGAAGATCGAAATAcaaagttgacaaggtcaaggaaaggacatggatcgctcctgtccctctccaagggacaagggcgatgatccttataacatcgaaggtaccttgcaaaagcaaatagaaataagcgcaaaggacacaagcaatgatatttcgaaggtcaaaaaTGCAAGGTGAAcgcaaaaacatggagatcgctcctgtccctctccaagggaccagggcgataatggtcataggatGCACTCGCTCGCACAAGGAAGAAATTCAAGTTCGaaagaccaccagatgatcgatttgggacgtgaaaatgaaggagttgaacgttgaaaacgcaagaatcatgctaaagatgg contains:
- the LOC131039601 gene encoding uncharacterized protein LOC131039601 isoform X1, whose product is MEAEEGKEDEVMSEIHLGCPPDAKSHFTRFTILPSVLPSTNPLTGDFQENTNSNCLSNEGEASSCQRLLVDKEGDLVLARRKQNPHNVRHAHDSILIHHHIITVIPSVGLQIWRASLILADFIIHFIHTSSYFNNVVALELGAGTGLVGILLARAASTVFITDKGNAILDNCLHNVELNMHTFKHNEKSVRVRQLDWQDSWPPKEVQTEESLTIYKYKYSWTSSDIKEAEKVSVLLAADVVYSDELTEAFFKVLQELMPLGSKKVLFLSLEKRYNFTMEDLDIVAHGHQYFRTFIAEEVPESKITGCARAQPGQREPGISNPHFIGKRFDMATIPQYIREYDRGGDTELWEIRAQPQALLHEEYVTMGI